One region of Miscanthus floridulus cultivar M001 chromosome 19, ASM1932011v1, whole genome shotgun sequence genomic DNA includes:
- the LOC136528011 gene encoding uncharacterized protein, whose protein sequence is MADTARDAFPDEAETAFTLDEYIEGMEAVELEADLVLGGDDGKDCTYAGGYLKRQAVFSCLTCVPDGVAGVCTACSLACHDGHEVVELWTKRKFRCDCGNSKFGGHLCKLCPEKDSENSANAYNHNFKGSYCTCGWPYPDPEAKEQVEMIQCCICEDWFHGDHIGLNSIEEIPRDEEGEPLYEEFICHKCSPVCHFLKLYPDTIWASGKQNLAVQTDGSDPNVMEKPSGHANTEKHENGALVDHTVGEKTSIGNDSTKAIAVPEEDNLGNSSGSNCKLGMDVNTMPAVTDKSEPFFMSKGWREALCRCETCSNFYAQRGIAYLIDKEDSIEEYEKIAKQKREKKLEQQQGAATNFLNSLNHVQKIEMLSGINDMKNEFQSFLESRDTSKPITSEDIRFVFENLAKKKKQRLS, encoded by the exons ATGGCGGACACGGCGCGCGACGCCTTCCCGGACGAGGCGGAGACCGCGTTCACCCTCGACGAGTACATCGAGGGCATGGAGGCCGTGGAGCTG GAGGCGGATTTGGTGCTGGGCGGGGACGATGGCAAGGACTGCACCTACGCCGGCGGATACCTCAAGCGCCAGGCCGTCTTCTCCTGCCTCACCTGCGTGCCTGATGGAGTCGCCGGGGTCTGCACCGCCTGCAGCCTCGCCTGCCACGACGGGCATGAG gTTGTTGAACTTTGGACAAAGCGGAAGTTTCGTTGTGATTGTGGCAACTCAAAGTTTGGAGGTCACCTTTGCAAACTTTGCCCTGAGAAAGATTCTGAGAATTCAGCAAATGCTTATAACCATAACTTCAAAGGTTCCTATTGCACATGTGGGTGGCCTTATCCTGACCCAGAAGCTAAGGAGCAAGTTGAAATGATACAATGCTGTATATGTGAGGACTGGTTTCATGGGGATCATATTGGTCTGAACTCTATTGAAGAG ATACCAAGAGATGAGGAAGGGGAGCCACTCTATGAGGAATTTATATGCCACAAATGTTCACCTGTTTGCCATTTCTTGAAATTGTATCCAGATACAATTTGGGCTTCTGGTAAGCAGAATCTGGCAGTGCAAACTGATGGAAGTGATCCAAATGTGATGGAAAAACCTTCAGGTCATGCTAACACTGAGAAGCATGAAAATGGTGCTCTTGTTGATCATACGGTTGGCGAAAAGACCTCCATTGGAAATGATTCTACAAAAGCTATCGCAGTTCCTGAGGAGGACAATTTGGGTAACAGTTCTGGCAGCAACTGCAAGCTAGGAATGGATGTAAATACAATGCCAGCTGTTACAGATAAAAGTGAGCCTTTTTTCATGTCTAAAGGTTGGAGGGAGGCACTATGCAGGTGTGAAACATGCAGCAACTTCTATGCACAACGAGGTATTGCATATCTTATTGACAAGGAGGATTCTATTGAGGAATATGAGAAGATTGCCAAgcagaagagggagaagaaactGGAGCAGCAGCAAGGAGCTGCGACAAATTTTCTGAATTCACTTAATCATGTTCAGAAGATAGAGATGTTGAGTGGCATCAATGACATGAAGAATGAGTTTCAGTCCTTTCTG GAGTCCCGCGATACATCGAAACCAATAACATCTGAAGATATACGCTTTGTTTTCGAGAATCTTGCTAAGAAGAAGAAACAGAGGTTATCTTAG